The Methylomicrobium lacus LW14 genome window below encodes:
- a CDS encoding ABC transporter ATP-binding protein, with product MNTSPALSITDVNFSYGAKKALDGVSFEINPGHCTMLLGPNGAGKSTLFSLMTRLYDTPSGRIELGGHDIKQETCKALATLGIVFQQTTLDLDLTVQQNLRYHAALHGISGKVADARILEELERLGMVERRFEKVRQLNGGHRRRVEIARALLHKPSLLLLDEPTVGLDVPSRTSIVDYVHRLANTGNIAVLWASHLIDEIYPDDRLIVLHKGKIRATGSVDAVLQTTGAPQIKDAFFKLTQGD from the coding sequence ATGAACACGAGCCCCGCTTTATCCATCACCGATGTAAATTTTTCCTACGGCGCGAAAAAAGCACTCGATGGTGTCAGCTTCGAGATCAATCCGGGCCATTGCACGATGCTGCTCGGCCCGAACGGCGCCGGCAAAAGCACGCTGTTTTCGCTGATGACCCGCCTGTATGACACGCCGAGCGGCCGCATCGAACTGGGCGGCCATGACATCAAGCAAGAGACCTGCAAGGCGCTCGCCACCCTCGGCATCGTCTTTCAACAGACGACGCTGGATCTGGACCTGACTGTGCAGCAAAACCTCCGCTACCATGCTGCGCTGCACGGCATCAGCGGCAAGGTCGCCGATGCACGCATCCTGGAAGAACTCGAACGCCTCGGCATGGTCGAGCGCCGCTTCGAAAAAGTCCGCCAGCTGAACGGCGGCCACCGCCGCCGCGTCGAAATCGCCAGGGCCTTGCTGCACAAACCGTCGCTGCTGCTGCTCGACGAGCCGACCGTCGGCCTCGACGTACCGAGCCGCACCTCGATCGTCGATTATGTGCACCGCCTCGCGAATACCGGCAACATCGCGGTGCTCTGGGCCAGCCACCTGATCGACGAAATTTATCCTGACGACCGCCTGATCGTGTTGCACAAGGGCAAAATCAGGGCCACCGGCAGCGTCGATGCCGTGCTGCAAACGACCGGCGCGCCGCAGATCAAGGACGCTTTTTTCAAACTGACTCAGGGAGATTGA
- the soxB gene encoding thiosulfohydrolase SoxB: protein MNRRRFLQNLALSPAALYGCSAASRDYYGQPEFGEISILHLTDCHAQLLPMYYREPAVNLGVGDSKNAPPHLSGEQFLRRFGIRPNSREAYAFTHLDFTSSALRYGKMGGFAPLATLVKTIRHLRGPDKTLLLDGGDSWQGSATALWTRGQDMVDACNRLGVDAMTGHWEFTYGKERLSENLRRFKGAFLAQNVALTDEEAFAAEKDDAALFKPYLIKEAGKARIAVIGQAYPYTPIANPQRFVKGWQFGIEERRLQALVDKIRKMEQADVVILLSHNGMDVDLKLASRVTGIDLILGGHTHDAIPEPIPVANAKGRTWVTNAGSHGKFLGVFDLKIAKGRLQDLRYRLLPVFADLLEPDPEMQSLIDNLRAPYLNDLQRPLAEANELLYRRDNFYGTFDGLILEALRDEYGADIALSPGFRWGTVVLPGQTITVEDVMNQSAITYPETYAVTMTGAQVKSVLEDVADNLFNPDPYYRQGGDMVRTGGMRFDCDPSAGFGRRISAMRLHNGQPVEAGKPYKVSGWATVAAPASGRPIFEIVSEHLKNRRSG from the coding sequence ATGAACCGCCGCCGTTTCCTGCAAAACCTTGCATTGTCGCCGGCCGCGCTTTACGGCTGCTCGGCGGCGTCGCGCGATTATTATGGTCAGCCTGAATTCGGCGAGATCTCGATCCTGCATCTGACCGATTGCCATGCGCAGCTGCTGCCGATGTATTACCGGGAGCCTGCGGTCAACCTCGGCGTCGGCGACAGTAAAAATGCGCCGCCGCACCTGAGCGGCGAGCAATTCCTGCGCCGTTTCGGCATTCGGCCAAACAGCCGCGAGGCCTATGCCTTTACGCATCTGGATTTTACCTCGTCGGCGCTGCGCTACGGCAAAATGGGCGGCTTTGCACCGCTGGCGACGCTGGTCAAAACGATCAGACATTTGCGCGGTCCCGACAAGACCCTGTTGCTCGACGGCGGCGACAGCTGGCAGGGCTCGGCGACCGCGTTATGGACGCGGGGGCAGGACATGGTCGATGCCTGCAACCGGTTGGGCGTCGATGCGATGACCGGGCATTGGGAATTTACCTACGGCAAGGAAAGGCTAAGCGAAAACCTGAGACGCTTCAAGGGCGCTTTTCTCGCGCAGAATGTCGCGCTGACCGATGAGGAAGCCTTCGCGGCCGAAAAGGATGACGCGGCCTTGTTCAAGCCTTATCTGATCAAAGAGGCCGGTAAAGCCCGCATCGCGGTGATCGGCCAGGCCTATCCCTATACCCCGATCGCGAATCCGCAGCGCTTCGTCAAGGGCTGGCAATTCGGCATCGAGGAGCGGCGCTTGCAGGCCCTGGTCGATAAGATACGGAAGATGGAGCAGGCCGACGTCGTGATCTTGCTGTCGCATAACGGCATGGATGTCGATCTGAAACTGGCGTCCAGAGTCACCGGCATCGATCTGATTTTGGGCGGCCATACCCATGATGCGATCCCGGAGCCGATTCCGGTCGCGAATGCGAAAGGCAGAACCTGGGTCACGAACGCCGGCAGTCACGGCAAGTTTCTGGGCGTGTTCGATTTGAAGATCGCGAAGGGCAGGCTGCAAGACCTGCGCTACCGCTTGCTGCCGGTCTTCGCGGACCTCTTGGAACCCGACCCCGAGATGCAGAGTCTGATCGACAATCTCAGGGCGCCGTATCTGAACGACTTGCAACGGCCTCTGGCCGAGGCCAACGAACTGTTATACCGCCGGGATAATTTTTACGGCACTTTCGACGGCCTGATTCTGGAGGCGCTGCGCGACGAATACGGCGCCGACATCGCGCTGTCGCCCGGTTTCCGCTGGGGCACGGTCGTGCTGCCGGGCCAGACGATTACGGTCGAAGACGTGATGAACCAGTCCGCGATCACTTATCCCGAAACCTATGCCGTCACGATGACAGGAGCGCAAGTGAAGAGCGTGCTGGAAGACGTGGCCGACAATCTGTTTAACCCGGACCCGTATTACCGGCAGGGCGGCGACATGGTCAGAACCGGCGGCATGCGTTTCGACTGCGATCCCTCGGCCGGATTCGGCAGGCGAATCAGCGCGATGCGGCTCCATAACGGGCAGCCGGTCGAAGCCGGAAAGCCATACAAGGTTTCCGGCTGGGCGACCGTCGCCGCTCCCGCATCCGGCAGGCCGATTTTCGAAATCGTCAGCGAGCACCTAAAAAACCGCCGGTCAGGATAG
- a CDS encoding PQQ-dependent catabolism-associated beta-propeller protein, with amino-acid sequence MINKSLLSAFIAVSAAALDASAETLYVTLEKDNALAIVDPIAGKLVKTVPVGQRPRGIALSPDFKSIYVATSDDDTIKILDAETLKVTGKLPSGEDPETFALNPDGTMLYVSNEDDSMVTVIDLAKQKAVKQIKVGVEPEGITTSPDKKWVISASETTNMVHWIDAKTNAAVNHTLVDPRPRAVAFTADSQQLWVTSEMAGTLTIIDAKTQQIVKNIKLEVQGVTADKIQPVGVVIDKDRKRGYVALGPANRVAVIDAQKLTVENTLLVGSRVWNLAFSPNQQRLYTTNGVSNDISIIDLSSQTVTQSVGVGTYPWGIAVKP; translated from the coding sequence ATGATCAATAAATCGCTGCTTTCCGCCTTCATCGCGGTGTCCGCCGCCGCGCTCGACGCCAGCGCCGAAACGCTGTACGTGACGCTCGAAAAAGACAATGCACTGGCCATCGTCGATCCTATCGCAGGCAAACTGGTCAAGACCGTGCCGGTCGGCCAGCGCCCGCGCGGCATCGCGCTGAGCCCTGATTTCAAGTCGATCTATGTCGCGACCAGCGACGACGACACGATCAAGATTCTCGACGCGGAAACGCTGAAGGTGACCGGCAAACTGCCATCCGGCGAAGACCCCGAGACCTTCGCGCTGAATCCGGACGGCACGATGCTCTATGTCTCGAATGAGGACGACAGCATGGTCACCGTGATCGACCTTGCGAAACAGAAAGCGGTCAAACAAATCAAGGTCGGCGTCGAACCGGAAGGCATCACGACCAGCCCGGACAAAAAGTGGGTGATCAGCGCCTCCGAAACGACCAACATGGTGCACTGGATCGATGCGAAGACGAATGCAGCGGTCAACCATACCTTGGTCGACCCGCGCCCGCGCGCGGTCGCCTTCACGGCCGACAGCCAGCAGTTGTGGGTCACCTCCGAAATGGCCGGCACCTTGACCATCATCGATGCGAAAACGCAGCAGATCGTCAAGAACATCAAGCTTGAAGTCCAGGGCGTGACCGCCGACAAGATCCAGCCGGTGGGCGTCGTGATCGACAAGGACAGAAAACGCGGCTATGTCGCCCTGGGCCCCGCGAACCGGGTCGCGGTGATCGACGCGCAAAAACTGACCGTCGAAAATACGCTGCTGGTCGGCTCGCGCGTCTGGAATCTGGCCTTCTCGCCCAATCAACAGCGGCTTTATACGACCAACGGCGTCAGCAACGACATTTCGATCATCGATCTCTCAAGCCAGACCGTGACCCAATCGGTCGGCGTCGGCACCTATCCCTGGGGCATCGCGGTCAAGCCATGA
- a CDS encoding ZIP family metal transporter, producing the protein MTISNQKFKQMQLYLEAQLARALASPYYQKLLAMPPLQRWATVAGLFLASQVVIFGALYLIFGKVVVIGFLASIVAGLATGFGALPALFFRNISNNLFNSMLGAAAGVMLAATAFSLLVPGIGFGNAVWAGKGIYLVSFGMLLGALFLHYADRQLPHVHFDAVSDLRKTSFNKIWLFIVAITIHNFPEGMSVGVSFGTGEMKTGIVLAIAIALQNIPEGLAVALPLVGLGYNKWRAVGIAAFTGLVEPVGGLLGITMVTVFQPILPIAMGFAAGAMLFVISEEIIPETHGNTGDRSRYATFALMFGFIIMMILDNMLG; encoded by the coding sequence ATGACTATATCCAACCAAAAGTTTAAACAGATGCAGTTGTATTTGGAGGCCCAGTTAGCCAGGGCGCTTGCCAGTCCTTATTATCAAAAGCTGTTGGCGATGCCGCCCTTGCAGCGCTGGGCCACGGTTGCCGGTTTGTTTCTGGCGTCGCAAGTGGTCATTTTCGGCGCCTTATACCTGATCTTCGGCAAAGTCGTCGTGATCGGTTTTCTGGCCAGCATTGTTGCCGGTCTCGCGACCGGGTTTGGCGCGCTGCCGGCGTTGTTTTTCCGGAACATTTCGAATAATCTGTTCAACAGCATGCTCGGCGCCGCGGCCGGCGTGATGCTGGCCGCGACTGCGTTTTCGCTGTTGGTGCCGGGCATCGGTTTCGGCAATGCGGTCTGGGCCGGCAAGGGCATCTATTTGGTCTCGTTCGGTATGTTGCTCGGCGCGCTGTTTCTGCACTATGCCGATCGCCAGTTGCCGCATGTGCATTTTGATGCGGTTTCCGATCTGCGCAAAACCTCGTTCAATAAAATCTGGCTGTTCATTGTCGCGATCACGATTCACAATTTTCCGGAAGGCATGTCGGTCGGCGTCAGTTTCGGCACCGGCGAGATGAAAACCGGCATCGTGTTGGCGATCGCGATCGCCCTGCAAAATATTCCCGAAGGTTTGGCGGTGGCGCTGCCCTTGGTCGGTCTGGGTTACAACAAATGGCGCGCGGTGGGGATTGCGGCCTTCACCGGCCTGGTCGAACCGGTCGGCGGCTTACTGGGCATCACGATGGTTACGGTATTCCAGCCGATTCTGCCGATCGCGATGGGGTTTGCGGCCGGCGCGATGCTGTTCGTGATCAGCGAGGAAATCATTCCCGAAACGCATGGCAACACCGGCGACCGTTCCCGCTATGCGACCTTTGCGTTGATGTTCGGATTCATCATCATGATGATCTTGGACAATATGCTGGGTTGA
- a CDS encoding ABC transporter permease has translation MNILHFWRAMWGITGRELRRFVTQRERFISALVRPLIWLFVFAAGFRAALGLAINPPYQTYILYEVYITPGLIGMIQLFNGMQSSLSMVYDREMGSMRSLLVSPLPRWFLLLSKLLAGTFVSILQVYVFLAIAWAYKIHAPWQGYLYIIPALILSGLMLGALGLLLSSFIKQLENFAGVMNFVIFPMFFLSTALYPLWKLKESSLLLYNLAKYNPFSQAVELTRFALYGQYNQEALLFTLAAFIVFISAAIIGYNPSKGMMTKKGGG, from the coding sequence ATGAACATTCTGCATTTCTGGCGCGCGATGTGGGGCATCACCGGCCGCGAACTCCGGCGCTTCGTGACCCAGCGCGAGCGATTCATCTCCGCGCTGGTCAGGCCGTTGATCTGGCTGTTCGTCTTTGCCGCAGGCTTTAGGGCCGCCTTAGGACTCGCGATCAACCCGCCCTACCAGACCTACATTCTTTACGAAGTCTACATTACCCCAGGGCTGATCGGCATGATCCAGCTGTTCAACGGCATGCAGAGCTCGCTGTCGATGGTTTATGACCGCGAAATGGGCAGCATGCGCAGTCTGCTGGTTAGCCCCTTGCCGCGCTGGTTTTTGCTGTTATCGAAACTGTTGGCCGGCACCTTCGTGTCGATCCTGCAGGTCTATGTATTTCTCGCGATCGCTTGGGCTTATAAGATTCACGCGCCCTGGCAGGGTTATCTTTATATCATCCCGGCACTGATCCTGTCCGGCCTGATGCTCGGCGCCTTGGGACTCTTGTTATCCTCGTTCATCAAGCAGCTCGAAAACTTTGCCGGCGTGATGAATTTTGTGATCTTCCCGATGTTTTTCCTCTCGACCGCGCTCTATCCTTTATGGAAGCTGAAAGAATCAAGCCTGCTGCTGTACAATCTGGCAAAATACAATCCTTTTTCGCAAGCCGTCGAATTGACCCGCTTTGCTCTCTACGGCCAATATAACCAGGAAGCGCTGCTTTTTACGCTGGCCGCCTTCATTGTTTTCATTAGCGCCGCAATTATTGGCTATAATCCATCCAAAGGAATGATGACCAAAAAAGGCGGAGGTTAA
- a CDS encoding ABC-type transport auxiliary lipoprotein family protein has protein sequence MTKLWIICAVSVSILGCTEAVQAPALHDFGVGNALPASGLQQSASAEIKVSAPRWLSDNRIRYRLLYDQPTRVRFYNLDQWIAPPPELLKLHFAAGRLDPNYSLVIQLLNFEQQFETPGSASVLLRFSADAFAVGGKDKLGAQEFVIRSGKVGPDAQGAVRGFAESAGQASQQVQAWLRSLAKP, from the coding sequence ATGACAAAGCTCTGGATAATTTGCGCTGTAAGCGTGTCGATTCTCGGCTGTACCGAAGCGGTGCAGGCGCCGGCGCTGCACGATTTTGGCGTCGGCAACGCGTTGCCGGCCAGTGGTCTGCAACAATCGGCTTCGGCCGAAATCAAGGTTAGCGCACCGAGATGGCTGAGCGATAACCGTATCCGTTACCGCCTGCTTTACGACCAGCCGACCCGCGTGCGTTTTTACAACCTCGATCAGTGGATTGCGCCGCCGCCGGAACTGCTTAAGCTGCATTTCGCGGCAGGACGCCTTGATCCGAATTATTCCCTGGTGATCCAGTTGCTGAATTTCGAACAGCAATTCGAAACCCCCGGCAGCGCCTCGGTGCTGCTGCGTTTTTCGGCGGATGCGTTTGCGGTCGGCGGTAAAGACAAGCTGGGCGCTCAGGAATTTGTTATACGCAGCGGAAAAGTCGGTCCCGATGCGCAAGGCGCGGTCAGAGGCTTTGCGGAATCGGCGGGGCAGGCGAGTCAACAGGTTCAGGCTTGGCTCCGAAGTCTGGCGAAACCGTGA
- a CDS encoding TMEM165/GDT1 family protein — translation MDKAEQLLQNLIAWINGVAAWMQALPIEPQLQAFLDKFSALLATGNWREIAATAATSFALIVTAEIGDKSQLVCMALASKHKPLPVLLGASAAFALLNTLAVVFGAAIASWLPEYIVAATVALLFGVFGIHALRVTDDDDEEVKEKSGHGIFFTTFLLITVAEFGDKTQLAVVALSSTSMPVAVWIGSTLALVTTSAIGVLAGRTILQRFPLALLHRISGVIFLILSAFAAYRAYNAYEVVKGQPLPIWEMIKQKVPHYLQ, via the coding sequence ATGGACAAAGCCGAACAATTACTGCAAAACCTGATCGCCTGGATAAACGGCGTCGCCGCCTGGATGCAGGCTCTGCCGATAGAACCACAGTTACAAGCGTTTTTAGACAAATTCTCGGCTTTGCTGGCAACCGGCAATTGGCGCGAAATCGCGGCCACCGCGGCGACCAGCTTCGCGTTGATCGTGACCGCCGAAATCGGCGACAAAAGCCAGTTGGTGTGCATGGCGCTGGCTTCCAAGCACAAACCGTTGCCGGTGCTGCTCGGCGCCAGCGCCGCGTTCGCGTTGCTGAATACGCTCGCGGTCGTGTTCGGCGCCGCGATTGCCAGTTGGCTGCCGGAGTACATCGTCGCGGCGACGGTCGCCTTGTTGTTCGGCGTTTTCGGCATTCATGCCCTGCGGGTGACCGATGACGATGACGAGGAGGTCAAGGAAAAAAGCGGGCACGGCATCTTCTTCACGACCTTTTTATTGATTACGGTCGCCGAGTTCGGCGATAAGACCCAACTCGCGGTCGTCGCATTAAGCAGCACGTCGATGCCCGTGGCGGTCTGGATCGGTTCGACCCTCGCGCTGGTTACGACCTCGGCGATCGGCGTACTGGCCGGACGCACGATCCTGCAGAGATTTCCGTTGGCCTTATTGCACCGCATCAGCGGCGTGATCTTCTTGATTCTGTCGGCCTTCGCGGCCTATCGGGCGTATAACGCTTATGAGGTTGTAAAAGGACAGCCCTTACCCATTTGGGAGATGATAAAGCAGAAGGTGCCGCACTATTTGCAATAA
- a CDS encoding ABC transporter ATP-binding protein, whose product MKHDAIRLEHVWTRFGDKVVHADINLSLAQGEILGLVGASGCGKTTLLREIIGLTTPSEGEIFVMGESLHQIGQRLRNNCGVLFQKGALFSVLDVFENIAFPLRELGFDDEDMIKRLVLMKLSRVGLSAQDARLKPADLSGGMTKRVALARTLILEPSLLLLDEPTSGLDPISSEDFVSLLSELHRDLQFTAVMVTHDLDILRDLCTQVAVLADNQLVAYGTLESVLNCPHPFVERFFHNNRARRVFQNLETRHGQK is encoded by the coding sequence ATGAAGCATGATGCGATCCGGCTTGAGCATGTCTGGACCCGCTTCGGCGACAAGGTCGTGCATGCGGACATCAATCTGAGTCTCGCGCAGGGCGAAATTCTCGGCCTGGTCGGCGCCTCCGGCTGCGGCAAGACCACGTTGCTGCGCGAGATCATCGGCCTGACCACACCCAGCGAGGGCGAAATCTTCGTAATGGGGGAATCGCTGCATCAAATCGGCCAGCGCCTGCGCAACAATTGCGGGGTCTTGTTTCAGAAGGGGGCGCTGTTCAGCGTGCTCGATGTGTTCGAAAATATCGCCTTTCCGCTGCGTGAGCTCGGCTTCGACGACGAAGACATGATCAAGCGTCTGGTGTTGATGAAGCTGTCCCGCGTCGGGCTATCGGCGCAGGACGCCCGGTTGAAGCCGGCCGATTTGTCGGGCGGCATGACCAAGCGGGTCGCGCTCGCGCGCACGCTGATCCTCGAACCGAGTCTGCTTCTGCTCGATGAGCCGACTTCGGGCCTCGACCCGATTTCGAGCGAGGATTTCGTGAGTCTTTTATCCGAGTTGCATCGCGATCTGCAATTTACCGCCGTGATGGTGACCCACGACCTCGACATCCTGCGCGATCTCTGTACTCAGGTCGCGGTGTTGGCCGACAATCAGTTGGTCGCCTACGGAACGCTCGAATCGGTGTTAAACTGTCCGCATCCGTTTGTCGAGCGTTTCTTTCACAACAACCGCGCGCGGCGGGTCTTTCAAAATCTCGAGACGAGGCATGGGCAAAAATAA
- a CDS encoding MlaE family ABC transporter permease translates to MTDRAESLLALEPIEQQGRLSGVKLSGEWNLRNLSDAPGLRRQLRNYARNRTLHWDLEAIEVLDSAAALILWEAWGQTLPAGLALRPEHQRMLERWQEQEIPDTAPPPRHIGVILLFLYHALIDFLGQTANLVTLLGQLLLDAGYLLRHPGSAPWSEISITIYESGVRALGITALVGFLIGIVLSYLSALQLKLFGAEIYIIDILGLSVIRELGPLLAAILVAGRSGSAMTAQIGIMRVTEELDALSAMGISHSLRLVLPKVVALAIVMPLIGVWTSSAALLGGMFSAQNTLDISYMQFFLKLPDAVPLLNVFIGLLKSAVFGLLIALVACHFGFRIKPNTESLGNETTNSVVASITIVIMVDAVFAIMFMGVGMPI, encoded by the coding sequence ATGACTGACCGGGCCGAGTCCCTTCTCGCGCTGGAACCGATTGAACAACAGGGTCGGTTGTCCGGCGTCAAATTATCCGGTGAATGGAATTTGCGCAATCTGTCCGACGCGCCGGGATTGCGTCGGCAGCTCAGAAACTATGCGCGGAACCGCACGCTGCACTGGGATCTGGAAGCGATCGAGGTGCTCGACAGCGCGGCCGCGCTGATCCTTTGGGAAGCCTGGGGTCAGACCTTGCCGGCCGGGTTGGCGCTACGCCCCGAACACCAGCGTATGCTGGAGCGCTGGCAGGAACAGGAAATTCCCGATACCGCGCCGCCGCCCCGTCATATCGGCGTCATTCTGCTGTTTCTTTACCACGCCCTGATCGACTTTTTGGGGCAAACGGCTAACCTGGTCACCTTGCTGGGCCAGTTGCTGCTGGATGCGGGCTATTTGCTGCGCCATCCCGGCAGCGCGCCATGGTCCGAAATTTCAATCACGATCTATGAGTCGGGCGTCCGCGCGCTCGGCATTACCGCCTTGGTCGGTTTTTTGATCGGCATCGTGCTGAGCTATCTGTCTGCATTGCAATTGAAACTATTCGGCGCGGAAATCTACATCATCGATATCTTGGGTCTCAGCGTGATCCGTGAACTGGGACCCTTGCTCGCGGCGATCCTGGTCGCCGGACGCTCCGGCTCGGCGATGACCGCGCAAATCGGCATCATGCGGGTCACCGAGGAACTCGATGCACTTTCGGCGATGGGTATATCGCATTCATTGCGCCTGGTGTTGCCGAAAGTCGTGGCCCTGGCGATCGTGATGCCGCTGATTGGCGTCTGGACCAGCAGCGCGGCGCTGCTCGGCGGCATGTTTTCGGCACAAAACACGCTCGATATCAGTTATATGCAATTCTTTTTGAAACTGCCGGACGCGGTGCCGCTGTTGAATGTGTTCATCGGCCTGCTGAAAAGCGCGGTGTTCGGCCTCCTGATCGCGCTGGTTGCCTGTCATTTCGGTTTCAGGATCAAACCGAATACCGAAAGCCTTGGCAATGAAACGACCAACTCGGTCGTGGCCTCGATCACGATCGTGATCATGGTCGATGCGGTGTTCGCGATCATGTTCATGGGCGTCGGGATGCCGATATGA
- a CDS encoding MlaD family protein encodes MGKNKYALITGVFLIALTAATSAVVYWIGHFERERDIYYVSTRQSVTGLNPESTVFYRGISVGKVLDVHFDPNDSGTILVPIEVDKEIELSKGVYANLQLKGVTGLTQINLEDPEHPGMRLPPGDDPANRIPLMPSMADKLMHTGEDIMNKAEHIMARLSEFLSDENQKNVGDILSNLKSLSDKLNQLQLSLDKALSEVPRLGNRAEKTLDNIDVLTKDLQALSRDVKTLGQKAEKLAKTGQEASDQVMQTTLPKVNELLSELQATTQEVNKIANLLESNPQSLIFGPARQAPAPGEPGYKEHP; translated from the coding sequence ATGGGCAAAAATAAATACGCGCTGATCACCGGCGTCTTCTTGATTGCTTTGACGGCTGCCACGAGCGCGGTGGTTTATTGGATCGGCCATTTCGAGCGCGAGCGCGATATTTATTACGTCTCGACGCGCCAATCGGTGACCGGCCTGAATCCCGAATCGACCGTGTTTTACCGCGGCATCTCGGTCGGTAAAGTGCTCGACGTGCATTTCGATCCGAACGATTCCGGCACGATCCTGGTGCCGATCGAGGTCGACAAGGAGATCGAGCTGAGCAAGGGCGTGTACGCAAACTTGCAGCTCAAAGGCGTCACCGGCCTGACCCAAATCAACCTCGAAGACCCGGAGCATCCCGGCATGCGTCTGCCGCCCGGCGACGATCCGGCCAACAGGATACCGCTGATGCCGTCCATGGCCGATAAACTGATGCATACCGGCGAGGATATCATGAATAAAGCCGAGCATATCATGGCGCGTCTGAGCGAGTTTTTGAGTGATGAAAATCAAAAAAACGTCGGCGACATCCTGAGCAACCTGAAAAGCCTGTCGGATAAACTGAATCAGTTGCAACTTAGCCTCGACAAGGCGCTGTCCGAGGTGCCGAGGCTCGGCAACCGGGCCGAAAAAACGCTCGACAACATCGATGTGTTGACCAAAGATTTACAGGCGCTGAGCAGGGATGTCAAGACACTGGGCCAAAAAGCCGAAAAACTGGCCAAAACCGGCCAGGAGGCGAGCGACCAGGTCATGCAAACCACCTTGCCGAAAGTCAACGAGCTGTTGAGCGAGCTGCAAGCGACCACGCAGGAAGTGAATAAGATCGCGAACCTGCTCGAAAGCAATCCGCAGTCGCTGATCTTCGGTCCCGCGCGGCAGGCGCCTGCTCCCGGCGAACCCGGCTATAAGGAACACCCATGA
- a CDS encoding YceI family protein, which produces MHPKLLASIFAGALSFSATAADNYTVDPRHTFPSFEIDHLGFSIQRGRFNQTEGKITLAPASASGSIDIAIDAASISTGLADLEKHLRGEDFLDVARFPKILFKSKQLTFDKEKLVGADGDLTLHGVTQPVHLTVDRFHCGVNLISMKNVCGANATTTIKRSDFGVDKYAPALADEVKVSIQIEAIKD; this is translated from the coding sequence ATGCACCCTAAATTGCTCGCCTCGATTTTTGCCGGCGCCTTGAGTTTTTCTGCAACGGCCGCCGATAACTATACCGTCGATCCACGCCATACTTTTCCGAGCTTTGAAATCGATCATCTCGGCTTTTCGATCCAGCGCGGCCGCTTTAACCAGACCGAAGGCAAGATCACGCTTGCGCCCGCATCGGCATCCGGCTCGATCGACATCGCGATCGATGCGGCCTCGATCAGCACCGGGCTCGCCGATCTGGAAAAACATCTGCGCGGTGAGGATTTTCTCGATGTCGCTCGCTTCCCGAAAATCCTCTTCAAATCTAAACAGCTGACTTTCGACAAGGAGAAACTGGTCGGCGCGGATGGCGATCTGACGCTGCACGGGGTGACTCAACCGGTGCATTTGACCGTCGACCGCTTTCACTGCGGTGTCAATCTGATTTCGATGAAAAATGTTTGCGGCGCGAATGCGACCACAACGATCAAGCGCTCCGACTTCGGCGTCGATAAATATGCGCCGGCGCTGGCCGATGAGGTGAAGGTAAGCATTCAAATCGAGGCGATCAAGGATTGA